The Verrucomicrobiota bacterium DNA segment CCAATGGCCTCGCACGACACTGCTTTTCCACTCTGCAACATCATTTCTGGATTGTTTAACTCGGCGTTCCGGTCAAGAGGTCAAGTCCGTCATGTGCCGCTGCACCGTTCAATTGAACAGCAAATTGGTTCCGCGGATTCGCGTTCTTCGCCACTCGGATCGTCCGCGTCGGCGTTATTCTCGGACACTTGCGCCGATTGCTGATCACGGTTTTGTGCTTGCCTCTGGTCAGGCGGGGAATGGAACCCACGCAGATCCGTCATAAGCAGATCTCGCGGCGACACGTGAAAAAATCGGGCCAGCTTCGCCACTTGGTGCGGGTTAGGGTCTGTGCCGCCTAATAGCGTGCGTTGAACTCTTAATTCTATCCCGCAAGCTTCACCCAGAGGCGTCGGTGCCATTCCGGATGAGTTGATGAGGTGTTCGAGATTCGTCTTGAAGAATGGGGTCACCGTGATTTCGGGCCGAGCCGGGTCGGCCAGTTCAGCAAGGCTGATCCCAAGTGCTCGTGCGACCTCCGTGAGTAGATTGCGGTCAATGCGGCGCGACCTTGCTTGAGCGTAAGCGACCGCGGACATTGGCGAGATGCCCGCCATTCGCGCAATTTCCGCCGGATACAAGCCTCGTTCCCAACCGATGCTTTGGAGATTCCTGCTGATGACGAGTGGATTGAGCACCGGCGCCGGCGGGTACATGGCAGTTATATCCTCCATCACTAACTGCCGGACTGAGAATCTTTCGCCCTCGGTCCGAACGATGCGATGCGCCTGCAACGCTGAAATGTCTCCCGTCGCGAGCACCTCGTGCATGATCTTGCTGTCCATCCGGCAAAACCGAACAAAGTACGTGCTGCTCGCGATTCCGTGGTGGGCGATGATGGAGTTGAGATTGGCTTTAACGAGAGATGGATTTGGAACAACGTTCTCTCGTCTCGGATCCAGTATTTGAACCTCGGTCACATCCAACGCTTTAGCCAGCTTCGAAAGGGTGTCCTGCTTCGGGACCGCCTCCTTCTTGAGAGTTTTGTAACACTGCGGAGAGGCAATACCTGCCTTGAGCGCAAGCCCGTTGGCCGTCAAATTCCGTTCGAACATCATGCCCGCCAAATTCTGAGCGATTGTTTCTGCAACGGCGGCTGGATCATGCTGCACAATCATGTCGTCAAAAGTTTTTTCGCACTTCACGGGAGATGGTTGGTTCTCGGCCTCCGGCTGGGAAGGCGCATCATGATGAGGACTGGTTTCCGAGGTGTCCGCCGGGCGGGTCAGGTCGCTTGTCAACAATTGTTGAGGGGCGATACCAAAATAGCCGCAAATGGCCGGCACAAAGCACGCCTGCAAATCGCCGAATTTGCAGACCCGCGCAATAGTGGATCGAGGAATGCCAGTAGCGACAGCAATGTCGCTGTGATAAACGCCCTTTTGCGTTATCAGATGCTTCAGGTTGTTCTTCACCATCATTGGAGTCGGCTTTTCGACTGCGTGCGACGGAGTCTGTGTGTATATCGCCGGCTGCTCCTGCCCCAAACGTGGCAATTGTGTTAACGCCTCATAGTCCCGACTATCCAACTTCGATTCGATCCAGAGAATTGCGTCCAGCGCCCTGGCCGCCGGCTCTGCGTCCGAAGTCAGAATCTTTGCAATCATTGCTTTTGCCTGCGCAGCGGCGGCCTCCAAACTTTTGCCGGGGATGGCTCCCGGATACAATTGCCGGCCGGATGCTGGAAATCCTCCGACAAGCCCAGCGCTTCAACCTGGTTCGATTTGAGCTGGCCGAACCATTTGAACAGTCGCAAATCGAGGTTCTCAAAACGCTGCCGCGCGTGATCCAGTTCAACGAAATCGCTGAGTGGACGAAGACGGCGGAGTTGCACAAAAGCCCGCAGACCGCGCAAGCCGAAGCCGAGGAAGTCGGCGGCGAAGGGGAGGAATCTGAATCATGACCCGCGCTATCAAGCTCACCCGCATCCACGCCATCAACTGGTATGGCTACAACGACACCCTGTCGGTCGAAGGCAATCTATTGCTGGCGGGCGTGACCGGATCAGGAAAGTCCGTTCTCATGGATCTGGTGATGGCGGTGCTCGTGGGCACGGATGCCGCCCACCGGCATTTTAACCGGTCCGCAACCGGTGGCCAGGGCGACCGCACACTCAAGGGCTATTGTCTGCTCGACACCAAGCGCGAAGAAAACGGCGTGCCGCAATACCTCCGTCCGGCTGCTATCACTTACGTGGCGCTCGAATTCACATGGCCACCTCGAAATTCGGAAGAGACGCGCATTGAAACGTGGGGACTGCGCATCGAGTTCCGCAACACGGCGGAGAATCAGGGCCACATCAAGCCGTTCGTATGTTACGGACCGTTGGCAAAGGCGGATTTTCTGGATGCGGACCGTCGCCCCTTGGAAATGGCCGCGTTCCGCCACCTCATCGAAAAGGGACGCGACGGCCGGCTGTTTGAAACGCAGGACCAATACTTGCGCGACATGGCCAACGAACAGCACCTGAATTTCAACCGGGCCGTGCTGACTTCCCTGCTTCCGCAGGCGATGTCCTTCACGAACCTCAAGAGCTTCGATGAGTTTTGCCGGCGGTTCATCCTGCCGGACGACAAGCTCAACGTCGCGGATGTGGTTGCCAGCTATCGAAATTTCAAGGCATACGAAGATGACCTTCGCGAGTTGTTCGACCAACAGACGCGCCTTGAAACGATTCGTGACCATCACCGCGGCCACGCCGACGCCACGCGCGACCGTGTTGTTGCGCGGTGGCTGGCTGCACAATTGGCTCACGAATACGCCGCGGATTGCGTGCGCGAGCAGGAAGAAAAGTTGGTGAAGGAGAAAGCGGCGTTTGCGAAGGAGGAGGCGCGCATCGGGGAACTCGACAATCTGATCCAGGAGCGTCGCAGTCAGATTACGCGGGAGTTGGCCGCATTGAAGGAAATGCCGGGCGGGGCGCTTTACTTGGAACTTCAAGAGCAGAAGAAGCGGTTGGTTGGAGAAATCACTCGCCTGCAGGGCATCGGTAGCACCGTGGATTCAGCACTGCGCAATCGCGTTCAGAAAGCTCGCCAGTGGTTGAAGGACGTGGTCGCAGCGCCGCTTGCCGAACCCGTGGCGACCGCAGAGATGGAAGCGGCCATCAAAAAACTCGAAGCCTGCGCGGCAGACCAAACCGAAGTTGCCCTTGCTGCTGTCGCCAGTGAAGCCGAGCAGTTGAAAGCTGCGCTGAGCCGGGCCGTGCGGCCTACAGTTCAACAGTTGAACGAGCTTCGCGATCGGAAGGGTCGTTTGCGGGAAGAAATCACGCTGTTGGAGAGCGGGCAACTTCCCTTCCCGACCACCGTGCTCAACGCTCTCAACGAAGATTTGCCACGGGAGGGACGAACGCCGGCGGCGCAGCCGCTGTGCAAATTGTGTGAAGTCACGGATGAAGAATGGCGACCCGCCATCGAAGTTGCGTTCACTCGCAAGTTCTCTGTCGTCGTCGGTGAAGTGAATTACGCTGCCGCGCTCAAGATCTACCAGGCATTGAAAGCCGACTCCCCTCAGGAATCGCTCGTGAATCCGGTGAAGGCACTGCGCCTGGAGCGCTCGGTGAAACCCGGCTCGCTCGCAGAGAAGGTGCACATGGAGCATCCCGTCGCGCGCGCCATTGTCAGCCATCTCTTCGGTGATTTGATGTGCGTGCAGCACAGTGAAGATCTGGCCAAGCATGACTTCGCGATTCTCAAGGACGGCTTCATGGCCCGCGGCGCGTTCGTCGAGCGACGGCGGCATTACGACGGAATGCCGTTCGTGGGATTGCGCGGATTGGAAAAGCAACTCGGTCTCAAGAAATCGCAATGGAAGGAGCTTGACGCAAAGGAGCGCCAACTCGCCCCGATTGTCGCGGCGGTGCAGAACATTTGCGAGCGCGCGGCAGAGTTCATCCCGAGCCACACTTCATTGATGGGCGACCTGCGCGAGGCGCAACGGCTACCGAAACTGGAGGATGAGTTGAAGCAAACACTCGCCAAACTGAACTCAATGGACCGTGGGAGTTTCGAGGAAAAGGAACGCCTACTGGAAACGTTTGGAAGGGAATTGGAAGGTTGGGAGAAAGAGTGGCGGGGATTGCTGCAGAGCCAGAAGAAGGGTGAAATTGATCGACTGACCACCAATCTCAAGGAAGCGGAGGAGAAAGAATCCGCCGCCGCTCGTGTATTTGAACGGGTCAGACAGGAGAGCGGCGACCTTTCTATTCATGCCGCCCGTCTCAGCGACTGGCGCAAAGAAGTAACGACTGCCATCCCGGCACTGGACGCAGCCGCCCGAGAGTTCGAGCGGTTGGAACGCGAAGCCGACAAGCAGGCCGAGGTCGGCTGGGAGAAATTGAAAGCTGCGCGGCACGAACTGGCTCTGGCCTATCGCAAGTTTCAGGATCTCTCTCCTGAAAACCCCTCGAACGAGCCGTGGGCCAAATTGCTCACACAAATTGCCGAGGCGAACATTCCCGACTACAAAGCCAAGGCCGAGGCGGAGCGCAAGCGGTGGGAACATCTTTTCCGCAGCAATGTTCTCCAGCGGATGGATCAGGCGTTGCGACAGGTCAACAATGCCATTGTGCTGCTCAACGACCACTTGAAGCAACCCATCGGCAATGACCGTTACCAGATTGAGCGCAAACAGAATCCCGATTTTCGTCTCTACCGGCAACTCATTGATCTCAACGCTCAATTCCAGGACGATGGCCTTTTCTATCAGGCCGTGCAGGGCCAGCTTGAAGATGCGCTGAAACATTTTCTGGATGTGCTCACCGATGCGCAGAAAAGCGCCGAAGCCGACCGGCTTCTGGATTATCGGCAATACTTTGACTACGACCTCCTCGTCTGGGACGCACGCGACCCGCAGGCCAAGCCGGTGAGCGTGGACAAGCAGAGCGGCAAGATGAGCGGAGGCGAGAACCAGTCGCCGTACTTCGTCGCGATCCTCGCCAGTTATCTGCGCTCCTACAAACGGCACGAACGACGATGGAACGATCCGTCGCTTGCCCTCGTGCCCATTGATGAAGCGTTCTCCAAGATGGATACCGGACGTATCAAGGACTGCATCGAGGCGATCAAGGACCTGGACCTTCAGGGCGTCTTCTCCATGAGCACGGGCAACGTCCCGACGGCGTTCAGCTTGTGCAACGAACTCATCGTGGTTTCGCGCCACGAAGAGCGCCGTGGCAATCGCACGCACATTCGCAACGTCCCTGTGACCATCCTTCGGGATTCCGAGGAAGGACGGGAGTGGATGCGTGAACACGCGTGACGGAAATGAAATCCGCCTCTCCAATCCTCCGCGCACTCGCCAGGCTCTACGCCGAGTCCAGGGCCGGACGCACTGGCGCGGGTCAGCGCGACTTCCTGGTGGATTTCAAGAAGCTGCTGGCTGCTGCCGGATGCGAAGATGGCGATGATCGGGAAACCGCCATCCGCCAACTTCGTGAATTGCATGGCAAGCTGCTGCGCCTTGAAGGTCCACGCCGGGACGCAGACATCATTCATCAGGTCCGACTCCCGCTCGCCAATGAAGCCAACCTATTTGCACTGCTGGGCGATCCTCCGCCCGCAGAACGCCGCCTCCGGCTGGCTCAACAGTTTGCCGAGGCAGTTCATGCCGACGTTCCCGACCGCTGGCGCGAGTCGTGGCGAAAATGCTGCGCGGAATTCCAGCAAGCGGCGATTCAAGGGGCAGCCATTACTCCATTCTCTCGCGACGATTTGGCCGTCAATTCTGAACTGCTGGCACTCGTTCCCAAGTTGCTAGCCTGGCACGCCAAGGGAGAGGAGTCGCTATTGCGGTTTGCCAGTTGTGTGCTGACAAGTAACTCCAAACGACTCGGCGAACTCGCGGCGGAAGATGACACCGGCAACCGTCGTGGCAAACTCGGCGCGATTCTCGAACGCGTGACCGATGGCGAGATTCGTTCTCTTGAAGACGTTGGCATCCTGCAAGCGCCGCGCTTTGCGCTCGTCCATGGACCGATTCGTCTGTTGCTGGACGGTGAATGGCTGAACTTGGGTTCGCTCCAAGGCCCATGCCGCCTGTCCGAAACCGACATCACCCGCGCGGAACGAGTTGAAACTCCCGCCCGCCGCTGCCTGACTGTGGAAAACGAAACCAGTTTTCACGAGTTGGCAAAGCTCCGTTCCGGCGAATTGCTCATTTGCACGAGCTATCCAGGTTCTGCGACGCTCGCATTGCTGAACAAGCTGCCGGATGCATTGGAGTTTTGGCATTTTGGTGACAGTGACCCGGAAGGTTTTGACATTCTCCGTGACCTTCGAGAACGCACCCGCCGACCGTTTCGATCTCTTCACATGAACTGGCGACCTGCGACGGACTCTCCCACTCTGGATGCCGCTGAAGAACGGCTCGTCAATAAATTGCTGAAGTCGGAAGCCATGCAATCCGAACGCGAGGTTCTGAAAACCATGTTGAACGCGCACAAACTAGGCAGCTTCGAACAGGAATCCCTCGGACGGCCGACTCAGCGGGAATGGCCATTCTATTCTTGAGTCGGGA contains these protein-coding regions:
- a CDS encoding helix-turn-helix transcriptional regulator translates to MIAKILTSDAEPAARALDAILWIESKLDSRDYEALTQLPRLGQEQPAIYTQTPSHAVEKPTPMMVKNNLKHLITQKGVYHSDIAVATGIPRSTIARVCKFGDLQACFVPAICGYFGIAPQQLLTSDLTRPADTSETSPHHDAPSQPEAENQPSPVKCEKTFDDMIVQHDPAAVAETIAQNLAGMMFERNLTANGLALKAGIASPQCYKTLKKEAVPKQDTLSKLAKALDVTEVQILDPRRENVVPNPSLVKANLNSIIAHHGIASSTYFVRFCRMDSKIMHEVLATGDISALQAHRIVRTEGERFSVRQLVMEDITAMYPPAPVLNPLVISRNLQSIGWERGLYPAEIARMAGISPMSAVAYAQARSRRIDRNLLTEVARALGISLAELADPARPEITVTPFFKTNLEHLINSSGMAPTPLGEACGIELRVQRTLLGGTDPNPHQVAKLARFFHVSPRDLLMTDLRGFHSPPDQRQAQNRDQQSAQVSENNADADDPSGEERESAEPICCSIERCSGT
- a CDS encoding DUF2399 domain-containing protein, with the protein product MKSASPILRALARLYAESRAGRTGAGQRDFLVDFKKLLAAAGCEDGDDRETAIRQLRELHGKLLRLEGPRRDADIIHQVRLPLANEANLFALLGDPPPAERRLRLAQQFAEAVHADVPDRWRESWRKCCAEFQQAAIQGAAITPFSRDDLAVNSELLALVPKLLAWHAKGEESLLRFASCVLTSNSKRLGELAAEDDTGNRRGKLGAILERVTDGEIRSLEDVGILQAPRFALVHGPIRLLLDGEWLNLGSLQGPCRLSETDITRAERVETPARRCLTVENETSFHELAKLRSGELLICTSYPGSATLALLNKLPDALEFWHFGDSDPEGFDILRDLRERTRRPFRSLHMNWRPATDSPTLDAAEERLVNKLLKSEAMQSEREVLKTMLNAHKLGSFEQESLGRPTQREWPFYS